In the Petrotoga sibirica DSM 13575 genome, one interval contains:
- a CDS encoding MFS transporter has product MAKYAKTRVLSIFEAGSYNAFFIGTQGFIFTTLALYFNASPLFISIMTSFPIIAQMFQIFSSRINQIIGSKKKSLIINAFISRTLFVLLPIFIFFDVRSEYIILIIILLFSFFGTFVGNTWTVLIKSVVPFEQRGKYFGLRNIFSSITGIIMLYLYSLFLEFPNFKTGLLLVTSFMAFFSILSAVLLMKHEFPEESEKISSFNLNIFVPFKDRNFGNFLVFMFVWSFGIEFARPYFSYYEVAILNINYQFLGNMGILTSVISIFLYLLYGAVADRFGSKNVLSLGILLSTFSPMMYFLMNESNYRSILFLNAIFAAFAWSAINLAIFNLLLEISKEPSENFIAANSFIAGIAAIFGSLSGGFLANHLENIKIHFMGDPYHGIQLIFIIGFILRIISVILLTEVEAMEKPIRYKGIFSPEAALFKRREINLPFDFFRKNGKKIKKK; this is encoded by the coding sequence ATGGCAAAATATGCAAAAACAAGGGTTCTCTCTATCTTCGAGGCAGGTTCATACAATGCGTTTTTTATCGGTACACAAGGGTTTATTTTCACAACTCTTGCTCTATACTTTAACGCTTCTCCTCTTTTTATATCAATTATGACCTCTTTTCCTATTATAGCACAGATGTTTCAGATTTTTTCTTCTCGAATAAACCAGATCATTGGTTCCAAAAAGAAAAGTCTTATAATAAACGCGTTTATATCGAGAACTTTATTTGTTTTATTGCCTATTTTCATCTTCTTTGATGTGAGGTCTGAGTATATTATATTAATTATTATCCTTTTATTTTCTTTTTTCGGAACATTTGTAGGCAACACTTGGACAGTTTTGATTAAAAGCGTTGTTCCCTTTGAACAAAGAGGTAAATATTTCGGACTTCGTAATATATTCTCCTCCATAACTGGTATAATTATGCTGTATCTTTATTCTTTGTTTTTAGAATTTCCTAATTTTAAAACAGGGTTGTTGTTGGTTACAAGTTTTATGGCATTTTTTTCTATTCTTTCAGCTGTGTTGCTGATGAAACATGAGTTCCCTGAAGAAAGTGAAAAAATCTCATCTTTTAATTTAAACATTTTTGTACCGTTTAAGGATAGAAACTTTGGAAATTTCTTGGTTTTTATGTTTGTTTGGAGCTTTGGGATAGAATTTGCAAGACCTTACTTTTCTTATTATGAAGTTGCGATTTTGAATATAAATTATCAATTTCTTGGAAATATGGGAATATTAACAAGCGTTATCTCTATTTTTTTGTATTTACTTTATGGAGCAGTGGCAGACAGGTTCGGTAGTAAAAACGTTCTAAGTTTGGGAATTTTATTGTCAACTTTCAGCCCAATGATGTACTTTTTAATGAATGAAAGTAATTATAGGAGTATTTTATTCTTAAATGCGATATTTGCCGCCTTCGCTTGGTCAGCGATCAATTTAGCTATCTTTAATCTACTCTTAGAAATATCCAAAGAACCATCCGAAAATTTCATCGCAGCCAACTCTTTCATCGCTGGTATTGCAGCTATTTTTGGGTCACTGAGTGGGGGATTCTTAGCAAATCATCTCGAAAATATAAAGATCCATTTTATGGGAGACCCCTATCATGGGATTCAGTTGATTTTTATTATAGGGTTCATATTAAGGATCATATCTGTCATTCTTTTAACAGAAGTTGAGGCAATGGAAAAGCCCATTAGATATAAAGGAATATTCTCACCGGAGGCAGCTTTGTTCAAAAGAAGAGAAATCAATCTTCCTTTTGATTTCTTCAGAAAGAACGGAAAGAAAATCAAAAAAAAGTGA